The Micromonospora sp. M71_S20 genome has a window encoding:
- a CDS encoding DUF3046 domain-containing protein — MRLTDFWSRLEEAFGPGYAGSIARDQVLSQLGGRTIEQALASGEQTHVVWRAVCAAYPDRVPARLR, encoded by the coding sequence GTGCGGCTGACCGACTTCTGGTCCCGGCTGGAGGAGGCCTTCGGGCCCGGCTACGCGGGCAGCATCGCCCGCGACCAGGTCCTCTCGCAGCTCGGTGGGCGGACCATCGAGCAGGCCCTGGCGTCGGGTGAGCAGACCCACGTGGTGTGGCGGGCGGTCTGCGCCGCCTATCCCGACCGGGTGCCCGCCCGACTACGCTGA